A window of the Candidatus Marinimicrobia bacterium CG08_land_8_20_14_0_20_45_22 genome harbors these coding sequences:
- a CDS encoding 30S ribosomal protein S19, producing MSRSLKKGPYIDAKLLVKIEQMNASGKKKVIKTWARRSTISPEFVGQTVAVHNGNKFIPVFVTENMVGHKLGEFSHTRIFRGHAGAEKKGAK from the coding sequence CGCTGAAGAAAGGACCATACATAGACGCCAAACTGTTGGTGAAAATTGAGCAGATGAATGCTTCGGGCAAGAAAAAGGTCATCAAGACTTGGGCCAGAAGATCGACGATTTCTCCCGAATTTGTCGGACAAACCGTCGCCGTTCATAACGGAAATAAGTTTATCCCGGTATTTGTTACGGAAAATATGGTAGGACATAAACTCGGTGAGTTTTCGCACACGAGAATATTCCGAGGACATGCCGGAGCAGAAAAGAAGGGTGCGAAGTAA
- a CDS encoding 50S ribosomal protein L22: MEAKAISRHIKQSPRKVRMVADLVRGKDVETVLNQLHFSNKRASEWVEKTVRSAVSNLMALEGGAGVNPEDLFVKTILVDAGATVKRFRAGSMGRASVIRKRSSHISVTVAEKKDKVGKNQKKK; the protein is encoded by the coding sequence ATGGAAGCAAAAGCCATCAGCAGACATATCAAGCAATCTCCGCGAAAAGTTCGCATGGTTGCCGACCTTGTTCGAGGGAAAGACGTTGAGACCGTGCTAAATCAGCTGCATTTTAGCAACAAAAGGGCGTCGGAGTGGGTTGAAAAAACCGTTCGATCTGCCGTTTCAAATCTCATGGCACTGGAGGGCGGCGCCGGCGTCAATCCGGAAGATTTATTCGTGAAGACAATTTTAGTCGATGCGGGCGCAACGGTAAAACGGTTTCGCGCCGGCTCGATGGGGCGCGCGTCGGTTATCCGGAAGCGCAGTAGTCACATTTCTGTAACCGTTGCCGAGAAAAAAGATAAAGTCGGCAAGAATCAAAAGAAAAAATAA